One window of the Janthinobacterium sp. PAMC25594 genome contains the following:
- the dapF gene encoding diaminopimelate epimerase yields the protein MKLHFTKMHGAGNDFIVIDAINQDIDFTPAQWQRLADRRFGIGADQILVVEKPRLPGCDFRYRIYNNDGGEVEQCGNGARAFVKFVSEKGLSDKASIRVETMAGVISPRLERDGSITVDMGAPVLEPALVPFDASGLAGVAQGTDTLWPLDLALPGQTSPVLVSVVSMGNPHAVQVVEDVDAQELEQSGPLIEHHPRFPRRVNAGYMQIVDRHHVKLRVYERGAGETLACGTGACAAAVAGIRRGLLDSPVRISARGGELSIAWQGPGQPVLMTGPAVTVFEGVIEL from the coding sequence AAGATATCGACTTCACGCCGGCCCAGTGGCAGCGCCTGGCCGACCGCCGTTTCGGCATCGGCGCCGACCAGATCCTCGTGGTGGAAAAGCCGCGCCTGCCCGGCTGCGACTTCCGCTACCGTATCTATAACAACGATGGCGGCGAAGTCGAGCAATGCGGCAACGGCGCGCGCGCCTTCGTCAAGTTCGTCAGCGAAAAAGGGTTATCCGACAAGGCGAGCATCCGCGTGGAAACCATGGCCGGTGTCATTTCTCCCCGCCTGGAGCGCGATGGCAGCATCACGGTCGACATGGGCGCGCCCGTGCTGGAACCGGCACTGGTGCCGTTCGACGCCAGCGGCCTGGCTGGCGTAGCGCAGGGAACTGACACCCTGTGGCCGCTGGACCTGGCGCTGCCGGGCCAAACCTCTCCCGTGCTGGTGTCCGTCGTCTCGATGGGCAATCCGCATGCCGTGCAAGTGGTCGAGGATGTCGACGCGCAAGAACTGGAACAATCGGGCCCGCTGATCGAGCACCATCCGCGCTTTCCCCGCAGGGTCAACGCCGGCTACATGCAGATCGTCGACCGCCATCACGTGAAACTGCGCGTGTACGAACGGGGCGCTGGCGAAACATTGGCTTGCGGCACGGGCGCCTGCGCCGCCGCCGTGGCCGGCATCCGGCGCGGCTTGCTGGACTCGCCCGTGCGCATCAGCGCGCGCGGCGGAGAACTGTCGATCGCCTGGCAAGGCCCGGGCCAGCCTGTCCTGATGACGGGCCCGGCCGTGACCGTGTTCGAAGGCGTGATCGAGCTGTAA